A single genomic interval of Luteolibacter sp. Y139 harbors:
- a CDS encoding cytochrome C oxidase subunit IV family protein yields MTEPARSNQEAVRRTLRLYAFVGLLLFCGTAATVAVATVPWLDVGKHGFDTADMCLGLLIATIKASLVAAIFMHLNHERRLVYWLVGLAFVHCAGMIAFTMLAEADSIRDPYFFHGERKPDKGGVPVSRGPFPQTDTTPKPDKWVGP; encoded by the coding sequence ATGACAGAACCAGCTCGTTCCAATCAGGAAGCCGTTCGCCGAACGCTGCGGCTCTACGCCTTCGTGGGTCTGCTGCTATTCTGCGGAACCGCTGCGACAGTTGCGGTGGCTACGGTCCCGTGGCTGGACGTCGGCAAACACGGCTTCGATACCGCCGATATGTGCCTGGGGCTGCTGATCGCGACCATCAAGGCGTCGCTGGTGGCCGCGATCTTCATGCATCTCAACCACGAGCGGCGCCTGGTTTACTGGCTCGTCGGGCTCGCCTTCGTGCACTGCGCGGGGATGATCGCTTTCACGATGTTGGCCGAAGCCGACAGCATCCGAGACCCCTACTTCTTTCACGGCGAGCGGAAGCCCGACAAGGGCGGCGTGCCGGTATCGCGGGGCCCATTCCCCCAAACCGATACGACGCCCAAGCCTGACAAGTGGGTGGGGCCGTAG
- a CDS encoding cysteine hydrolase family protein, giving the protein MIDAINDFEFAGSDKLLAHARPAASRLAHLKQAAKSARMPVIYVNDNFGRWQSTFHDQIERCSSTNCPGHPVASLLRPDNDDYFVLKPMHSGFYSTSLDVLLRFLKVRTLILTGFAGDICVLYTANDAYMRGYELIVVHDCIASESLAGNRDAIKHMESRLKARSIASRTLAGYLREA; this is encoded by the coding sequence GTGATCGATGCCATAAACGACTTTGAGTTTGCAGGGAGCGACAAGTTGCTGGCGCATGCGCGTCCCGCTGCTTCCCGACTGGCCCACCTGAAACAAGCTGCAAAGTCCGCCAGGATGCCGGTGATCTACGTGAACGACAACTTTGGTCGCTGGCAATCGACGTTCCATGATCAAATCGAGCGGTGCTCTTCCACCAATTGTCCCGGGCACCCCGTTGCGAGTCTCCTCCGCCCGGACAACGACGACTACTTCGTCCTCAAGCCCATGCACTCGGGCTTCTACTCGACATCACTGGATGTCCTGCTCCGGTTCCTAAAGGTTCGAACGCTGATCCTCACTGGGTTCGCTGGCGACATCTGCGTGCTCTACACTGCGAACGATGCCTACATGCGGGGCTACGAGCTTATCGTGGTGCACGACTGCATCGCTTCGGAAAGCCTTGCCGGGAATCGCGACGCCATCAAGCACATGGAATCCAGGCTGAAGGCGCGTTCGATTGCATCACGCACTCTCGCCGGCTATCTTCGGGAGGCTTGA
- a CDS encoding SHOCT domain-containing protein codes for MARFSTTGEATIKDVAKRHALSEDSVKHLLEALQRGGGAMAQFQCSEFGNGQWMQGGMTMVGDMFNHGLKAKVNAVLSELATAMSAQELFDSTPSAKSDPASSGTWWPLDLGVPSSSGSQNQMRYAIFPSLCRMAIDRNGEVTVYDTGTHKIGGVSQQQGSSSKLEFSSQLGIFPAESLPVISGPGKESLGSAQPAEGKRDGILDVAETLRKLADLHSQGLITDDEFAAKRKQVIDRI; via the coding sequence ATGGCCCGTTTTAGCACAACAGGTGAAGCGACAATCAAGGATGTCGCGAAGCGCCACGCGTTGTCCGAGGATTCGGTGAAGCACCTTCTTGAAGCGTTGCAGCGGGGTGGGGGGGCAATGGCACAATTCCAGTGCTCCGAGTTTGGAAACGGACAGTGGATGCAGGGAGGGATGACGATGGTGGGCGACATGTTCAACCATGGCCTGAAGGCAAAGGTGAATGCGGTGCTCTCGGAGCTTGCAACGGCCATGTCAGCGCAAGAACTTTTCGATTCCACGCCCTCCGCGAAAAGTGACCCGGCTTCATCGGGGACGTGGTGGCCTTTGGATTTGGGCGTTCCCTCAAGCAGCGGATCCCAGAATCAAATGCGCTACGCGATCTTCCCGTCCCTGTGCAGGATGGCGATCGATCGCAACGGTGAAGTGACGGTCTACGATACGGGCACTCACAAGATTGGCGGCGTGAGTCAGCAGCAAGGTTCCTCCTCGAAACTTGAGTTCTCGAGTCAGCTCGGAATCTTCCCGGCGGAGAGCCTCCCTGTTATCTCCGGTCCTGGCAAGGAGAGCTTGGGCTCCGCGCAACCCGCAGAAGGGAAGCGGGATGGCATTCTGGATGTGGCGGAAACCCTCCGGAAGCTCGCAGACCTTCATTCGCAGGGCCTAATCACCGACGACGAGTTCGCAGCCAAACGTAAACAGGTCATCGACCGGATTTGA
- a CDS encoding DUF892 family protein, with protein sequence MASHVSTSIDVFFDQLKDLKSATEQTVQTLPDLMRWASQARLLEAFRAYAEATSRHLREIVAIFEAHSKEPGDDLCKAVAGLIEGGNTHIALANDSVVRDHLLIAHANRIGHYLRAASEFTLGMARKCELLPETEVVAEMLARHQDFTGWLAEIASEAFKVEIGGVR encoded by the coding sequence ATGGCCTCTCACGTCTCCACTTCAATCGACGTATTCTTCGACCAGTTGAAGGATCTCAAAAGCGCGACAGAGCAGACCGTCCAAACACTGCCGGACTTGATGCGATGGGCTTCCCAAGCGCGATTATTGGAGGCGTTTCGGGCTTATGCAGAAGCAACCAGTCGCCACCTCCGGGAGATCGTTGCCATCTTCGAAGCACACTCGAAGGAGCCGGGCGACGACCTGTGCAAGGCCGTGGCGGGACTCATCGAGGGAGGAAACACCCACATAGCCCTGGCGAATGACTCGGTCGTACGCGACCACCTATTGATCGCCCACGCGAATCGCATCGGGCATTACCTACGCGCCGCTTCGGAATTTACGCTCGGAATGGCGCGAAAGTGCGAACTGCTTCCGGAGACGGAGGTGGTGGCCGAGATGTTGGCCCGGCACCAGGACTTCACAGGCTGGCTTGCCGAGATCGCCTCCGAGGCGTTCAAAGTCGAGATAGGTGGTGTGCGATAA
- a CDS encoding 4-alpha-glucanotransferase: MNETVLDRRRAGLLVPVYALRRSHDLGIGDTAAVMDAIDFAADQGFSVLQVLPIHETFGDHSPYNPISSRALSPALLTLSPVEVPGLTEVMLEQAAPESWLVQLRRGNVRQQAVHALKTQILLDAYFQFSEAGSPESREEFARFRAAQKDWLDAYSLFRLLVREYEGNTEWAEWRPEHRTYESAAGWLLQHPAREGLEALRSGFAFIQWIGWRQWKAVRQHAQARGVRVMGEMSFGVGLNSADVWANPALFDTAWSVGTRPLAHFDTTHDAKQWGQNWGLPAYRWENHRSSEFAWLRGRIAWESEFFHACRLDHLRGYFRAYMFPWPGGARHVEFSALTAEQAAETTGGLLPRFVPGPDEEPSAAGMNELQGRELIGQIIEAAGAMDLVAEIMGEMPEYMSRTLEDLKLANLSFPQLLRSADGAIISPGEFRELSLVTYANHDNAPLASLYKQAQAEPESRVAGDVRALLEFAGLEAVLPDSLDDKLLGVLQEALLGTRARLAVLMVSDMLGVPLRFNLPGSYGRGTWSDRMELPLGDLVRHPVYGPRITSVRELIKKTGRGMGGSVATSQPGTEPRREMAG, from the coding sequence ATGAATGAGACTGTGTTGGATAGGCGGAGGGCGGGATTATTAGTTCCGGTGTATGCGTTGAGGCGGAGCCATGATCTTGGTATCGGCGACACCGCGGCGGTGATGGACGCGATTGATTTCGCAGCTGATCAGGGATTTTCGGTCCTGCAGGTGCTCCCTATCCATGAGACCTTCGGCGATCACAGTCCTTACAATCCGATAAGCTCGCGGGCGCTGTCGCCGGCTCTGCTGACGCTGTCGCCCGTGGAGGTGCCGGGGTTGACGGAGGTTATGCTGGAACAGGCCGCTCCCGAGTCCTGGCTTGTGCAACTGCGGAGGGGAAATGTTCGGCAGCAGGCGGTGCATGCACTCAAGACGCAAATCTTGTTGGACGCGTATTTCCAATTCAGCGAAGCGGGTTCGCCGGAGTCGCGAGAGGAGTTCGCTAGATTCCGCGCGGCACAGAAGGATTGGCTGGATGCCTATTCCCTGTTCCGTTTGTTAGTGCGTGAATATGAGGGGAACACTGAATGGGCTGAGTGGCGCCCGGAGCATCGTACCTATGAGAGTGCGGCGGGGTGGCTTCTCCAACATCCCGCGCGGGAGGGGCTGGAGGCATTGCGGAGTGGATTCGCGTTCATCCAATGGATTGGGTGGCGGCAGTGGAAAGCAGTGCGGCAGCATGCGCAGGCGCGCGGAGTGAGGGTGATGGGTGAGATGTCGTTCGGCGTGGGGCTGAACAGCGCGGACGTGTGGGCGAATCCGGCGCTCTTTGACACGGCGTGGAGTGTGGGGACGAGGCCTTTGGCGCACTTCGACACGACGCACGATGCGAAGCAGTGGGGGCAGAACTGGGGTCTGCCAGCATATCGGTGGGAGAACCACCGATCGAGCGAGTTTGCATGGTTGCGGGGAAGGATCGCGTGGGAAAGTGAGTTCTTCCACGCGTGCCGGTTGGACCACCTGCGCGGCTACTTCCGCGCGTATATGTTTCCGTGGCCGGGCGGCGCGCGTCATGTGGAATTCTCAGCGCTAACGGCGGAGCAGGCGGCGGAGACGACGGGAGGGCTACTGCCAAGGTTTGTGCCCGGCCCTGATGAGGAGCCGTCGGCGGCCGGGATGAATGAGCTTCAGGGGCGCGAACTGATCGGACAGATCATCGAGGCAGCTGGCGCTATGGATCTGGTGGCTGAAATCATGGGGGAGATGCCGGAGTACATGAGCCGGACGCTGGAAGACCTGAAGTTGGCGAATCTTTCTTTTCCGCAGCTACTCAGGAGCGCCGATGGAGCAATAATTTCGCCGGGGGAGTTTCGGGAACTGAGCTTGGTAACTTATGCGAATCACGACAATGCGCCCCTCGCGTCTTTGTATAAGCAGGCACAGGCGGAGCCCGAGAGCCGAGTGGCGGGAGATGTGCGGGCGCTGCTCGAGTTCGCGGGTTTGGAGGCGGTTTTGCCGGATTCGCTGGATGATAAATTGTTGGGGGTCCTTCAGGAGGCTCTTCTTGGGACGAGGGCCCGACTGGCGGTTCTGATGGTGAGTGACATGCTCGGGGTGCCGCTGAGATTCAACCTGCCGGGGAGTTACGGGCGGGGAACATGGAGTGATCGAATGGAACTGCCGCTGGGGGATCTCGTGCGGCACCCTGTGTATGGACCGCGGATCACAAGTGTAAGGGAGCTTATTAAGAAAACTGGGAGGGGAATGGGTGGATCAGTGGCAACCAGCCAACCGGGAACTGAACCTCGCAGGGAAATGGCCGGCTAG
- a CDS encoding FAD-dependent oxidoreductase → MNTEPLWLKDHQPSGYPPLGSDITVDVLVAGGGIAGVTAAYLIAKEGYSVALVERGLIGGRETGHTTAHLTYMTDTRLSDIVSAFSRDAARRAWEAGRDAIEFIATAVESEEIDCAFERVPGYLVCAEGSDLKKESALLRSEALVATQLGFPTHFIELGPVTRRPGIFCEGQAKFHPVQYLRALAQRAVESGALIFENTELGEFPDEAGKAAAGSHTITFKHVFIATHVPLQGDASTLGAASFQTKLALYSTYAVGAGMPKGALAPMIWSDTGDPFLYLRIERGEETDYCILGGEDHRTGQEDDTGHCFQRLEERLLKWFPDARLADRWSGQVVETVDGLPFIGPTSDQQFIATGFSGNGMTFGTAAALMFRDHLKGVTNPFSELFSAGRKTASALGTFLSENKDFPVRLVTDRLEVEEGDPEKVAPGEGKVLEHGGHRLAVYRSENGELTRCSAVCPHLGCIVAWNPAEATWDCPCHGSRFEAMGKVIAGPAEDSLERLSG, encoded by the coding sequence ATGAATACGGAACCGCTCTGGTTAAAGGATCATCAACCCAGTGGTTACCCTCCACTTGGATCGGACATCACGGTGGACGTTCTGGTCGCGGGTGGCGGAATCGCGGGTGTTACGGCAGCTTACCTCATCGCGAAGGAAGGATATTCCGTCGCCTTGGTCGAAAGAGGCCTGATTGGGGGCCGTGAGACCGGCCATACCACAGCGCATCTGACCTACATGACGGACACCCGATTGTCTGACATCGTCTCCGCGTTCAGCCGGGACGCCGCCAGACGGGCGTGGGAGGCGGGTCGGGATGCGATTGAGTTCATCGCAACGGCGGTGGAGTCGGAAGAGATCGACTGCGCTTTTGAGCGCGTGCCTGGCTATCTGGTTTGCGCGGAGGGATCCGACCTCAAGAAGGAATCGGCGCTATTGAGAAGTGAAGCGCTGGTGGCAACCCAACTAGGATTCCCCACCCACTTCATCGAACTGGGTCCGGTAACCCGCCGGCCCGGCATCTTTTGCGAAGGGCAGGCGAAATTCCATCCGGTGCAGTATCTTCGTGCCCTCGCTCAGCGGGCTGTGGAATCGGGCGCTCTCATTTTCGAAAACACGGAATTGGGGGAGTTTCCCGACGAAGCTGGAAAGGCTGCTGCGGGAAGTCATACGATCACGTTCAAGCACGTGTTCATCGCCACCCACGTCCCTCTGCAGGGGGACGCAAGCACGCTTGGTGCAGCTTCTTTCCAGACCAAGCTTGCCCTCTACTCCACGTATGCGGTGGGCGCGGGGATGCCAAAGGGAGCGTTGGCGCCGATGATCTGGTCGGACACCGGTGATCCTTTCCTCTATCTGCGTATCGAGCGTGGGGAGGAGACCGACTATTGCATCCTCGGGGGAGAAGATCACCGGACCGGACAAGAAGACGATACGGGGCACTGTTTCCAGCGCCTCGAAGAACGCCTTCTGAAGTGGTTTCCTGATGCCCGCCTGGCAGACAGATGGTCGGGGCAGGTTGTCGAGACTGTGGATGGACTTCCCTTCATCGGGCCAACGTCCGACCAGCAGTTCATCGCGACCGGATTCTCCGGGAACGGGATGACATTTGGAACCGCCGCAGCCCTAATGTTCCGGGACCACTTGAAAGGTGTTACCAACCCGTTTTCGGAACTCTTTTCGGCTGGCCGCAAGACCGCTTCCGCACTTGGCACATTCCTGAGCGAGAACAAGGATTTTCCGGTGCGGCTGGTCACCGACCGCCTGGAGGTGGAAGAAGGTGATCCCGAAAAAGTCGCGCCCGGTGAGGGAAAGGTCCTGGAGCACGGTGGTCACCGCCTGGCGGTCTATCGCTCTGAGAATGGCGAATTGACCAGGTGCAGCGCGGTGTGCCCACACCTCGGATGCATTGTGGCTTGGAACCCTGCCGAGGCGACGTGGGACTGTCCCTGTCACGGCTCCCGGTTCGAGGCCATGGGGAAGGTCATTGCGGGTCCCGCGGAGGATAGCTTGGAGCGGTTGAGCGGTTGA
- a CDS encoding YciE/YciF ferroxidase family protein: MPKLNTLEVLLAHEIKDLYSAENQLVKALPKMAKAATNPELQEAFTTHLEETKVHVQRLEQVAELLEITPKGKVCKAMKGLVEEGSETIEEDGDGNIKDLALIGAAQKVEHYEISGYGTVRALAEALGLADVVEILQTTLDEEGNTDQLLTGLAEQIVASAQEEVEE; the protein is encoded by the coding sequence ATGCCCAAACTCAATACACTCGAAGTCCTGCTCGCCCACGAAATCAAGGATCTCTACAGTGCCGAGAACCAGCTCGTGAAAGCGCTGCCGAAGATGGCAAAGGCTGCGACCAACCCCGAACTCCAGGAAGCGTTTACCACCCACCTTGAGGAAACCAAGGTTCACGTCCAGCGTTTGGAGCAGGTGGCCGAACTCCTGGAGATCACACCCAAGGGAAAGGTTTGCAAGGCGATGAAGGGTCTTGTGGAGGAAGGCTCCGAAACCATCGAGGAGGACGGGGACGGCAACATCAAGGACCTTGCCCTGATCGGAGCCGCCCAGAAGGTCGAACATTACGAGATCTCCGGCTACGGAACAGTACGGGCGCTCGCGGAGGCCCTCGGCCTCGCCGACGTGGTTGAGATCCTTCAGACGACCCTCGACGAGGAGGGAAATACCGACCAGCTCTTAACCGGGTTGGCCGAGCAGATCGTGGCCTCCGCGCAAGAGGAAGTTGAAGAGTAA
- a CDS encoding DUF4142 domain-containing protein, protein MTRRFLLKSGGFTAVGLALSLPASAKDDGKPGKLDANAFTKANEQAGAKLKALQSDASSLSKGDKSLVDEIAFGGMMQLQASELALDKSKSADVKMIAKAETEEQKGLASKLEEFAKKKGVKLPTELNDKGRKLLADLKASGDGFDRAYLEGSGVNGHKELRKTMSTVRDKAADPMLKALAEIALPLIEIHLTVSEDEVETLA, encoded by the coding sequence ATGACCCGACGTTTTCTTCTCAAGTCCGGAGGCTTCACCGCGGTGGGTCTCGCGCTGTCCCTACCCGCTTCTGCCAAAGATGACGGCAAGCCCGGAAAGCTGGATGCCAACGCTTTCACTAAGGCCAACGAGCAAGCGGGGGCGAAGTTGAAAGCCCTGCAGTCCGACGCGAGCTCGTTGTCCAAAGGCGACAAGTCCCTCGTCGACGAAATTGCGTTCGGCGGAATGATGCAGCTGCAGGCAAGCGAACTCGCGCTCGATAAGTCGAAGTCAGCCGATGTGAAGATGATTGCAAAGGCGGAGACAGAGGAGCAGAAGGGCCTGGCCTCCAAGCTCGAGGAGTTCGCGAAGAAGAAGGGTGTAAAGCTCCCCACCGAGTTGAATGACAAAGGCCGCAAGCTTCTGGCGGATCTTAAGGCTTCGGGGGATGGGTTCGACCGTGCCTATCTCGAAGGCAGCGGGGTGAATGGCCACAAGGAGCTCAGGAAGACGATGTCGACCGTGCGTGACAAGGCGGCGGACCCGATGCTCAAGGCGCTGGCGGAGATTGCCCTTCCGCTCATCGAGATTCATCTGACCGTGTCTGAGGACGAGGTAGAAACGCTCGCCTGA
- a CDS encoding SDR family oxidoreductase, whose product MDFSLDGKVAVVTGGGSGIGRAAASTLAELGAKLAIIGRTAEELEATLAQLGGEANGHLAVAADVSSEFEMGNAYATVAKHFGRLDIVVANAGINGVWAPLDQLKVSEWDQTLAVNLRGTFLTVKLALPLLRLQGGSVIVVSSINGTRVFSNSGATAYSCSKAAQVAFTKMTALELAKDRIRVNVVCPGAIRTNIDDSTERRALEGIHLPVEFPEGDVPLTDGEPGTADEVAQLIAFLASGASSHITGTEIFIEGGQSLLQG is encoded by the coding sequence ATGGACTTTTCGTTGGATGGCAAGGTTGCGGTGGTAACGGGCGGTGGGTCGGGCATTGGCCGGGCCGCCGCTTCCACGCTGGCCGAACTGGGAGCCAAACTGGCGATCATCGGGAGGACAGCAGAAGAACTCGAAGCCACGCTGGCACAACTCGGGGGCGAGGCAAACGGCCATCTGGCGGTGGCAGCGGATGTCAGTAGTGAGTTTGAGATGGGCAACGCCTACGCGACCGTGGCCAAGCACTTTGGACGTCTGGACATCGTGGTTGCCAACGCCGGGATCAACGGGGTTTGGGCTCCGCTTGACCAGCTCAAGGTTTCCGAATGGGACCAAACATTGGCGGTCAACCTGCGTGGTACTTTTCTCACCGTTAAGCTCGCCCTCCCGCTACTTCGTTTGCAGGGGGGCTCGGTGATCGTGGTTTCCTCCATCAACGGGACCCGGGTGTTCAGTAATTCAGGGGCGACCGCTTATTCCTGCTCCAAGGCGGCACAAGTAGCGTTCACGAAGATGACCGCCCTGGAACTGGCGAAGGATCGCATCCGGGTAAACGTCGTGTGCCCCGGAGCGATTCGGACGAATATCGACGACTCGACGGAACGGCGGGCTTTGGAAGGAATTCACCTTCCGGTCGAGTTCCCGGAAGGCGATGTTCCACTGACCGACGGCGAGCCGGGCACGGCTGACGAGGTTGCGCAGTTGATTGCGTTCCTGGCCTCCGGAGCATCCTCACACATTACCGGCACCGAAATCTTCATCGAAGGAGGCCAGTCGCTATTGCAGGGGTGA
- a CDS encoding DUF1003 domain-containing protein — protein MKRHRDSAGNASFHERAIGRAAGMFGTIGSVYMHFFVFAMGFLLATNVVQIAGLHLDVDSLTLLFSINSIFITTSVLLSQRRMQELSEVRANLTLHISLFEERETTRLIRIVRS, from the coding sequence TTGAAGCGACACCGTGATTCGGCGGGCAATGCATCATTTCATGAGCGGGCGATCGGCCGCGCTGCGGGAATGTTCGGAACGATTGGCTCGGTGTATATGCACTTCTTTGTTTTCGCGATGGGTTTTCTACTCGCGACGAACGTCGTTCAAATCGCGGGTCTGCACTTGGACGTGGACAGCCTTACGCTTCTGTTCTCCATCAACTCGATCTTCATCACGACCTCTGTCCTGCTGTCGCAGCGGAGAATGCAGGAGCTTTCCGAGGTGCGTGCCAATCTCACGCTCCATATCAGTCTGTTTGAAGAACGAGAAACAACACGTTTAATTCGTATCGTTCGAAGCTAG
- a CDS encoding glycogen synthase: MSGHAASPLTASSESKTIPAAPNRRKRRLKVLVVTPELNGSTALSKGGRIAPQVKAGGLADMATFLVDELSREVDVHVALPDFRRLAPIDGRKTSHRLHLCKGSEFTRRGRVYADERASELRAALAFQREIVHNVIPRVRPDIIHCNDWMTALVPAAARMMGIPSLFSLHGLRNEWCTLAEVEDRGLDLEPCWQNLFFSHYPKEYYERNRGTSLNFLATAVHASDYVNTVSEGFLKELVAGQVGTPEISGVLRQKLESGRASGILNAPCASYSPVTDPALPVTYDAAGHRAGKRENKLALQQATGLELDPEAPVFFWPSRLDPHQKGCQILAEILYRVVSDYWGLGAQFVFVADGPFYRHFRHIAEFHGLEHRIAVTPFKEGLSRLGYAGSDFCLMPSSFEPCGLAQMIALRYGSLPIVHRTGGLADTVRHIHGTSHVGNGFVFEHHDTKGLRWAIDEAIRFFLLPEHQRARDVSRVMRENTFSSGPTVQKYLEIYQTLCPRAGDVR; encoded by the coding sequence ATGAGTGGACACGCGGCTTCCCCTTTAACGGCATCTTCCGAATCCAAGACAATCCCTGCGGCCCCCAATAGGAGAAAGCGGCGTTTAAAAGTGCTGGTAGTCACGCCGGAACTGAATGGTAGCACGGCGTTGTCGAAAGGTGGACGGATCGCGCCGCAGGTTAAAGCGGGAGGGCTGGCCGATATGGCAACTTTCCTCGTGGACGAGTTGAGTCGCGAGGTGGACGTCCATGTGGCTTTGCCCGACTTCCGGCGTCTCGCGCCTATCGATGGGCGGAAAACATCGCACCGGCTCCATCTTTGCAAAGGGTCCGAGTTCACGCGACGAGGTAGGGTTTATGCCGACGAGCGGGCGAGCGAGCTACGCGCCGCATTGGCTTTCCAACGGGAGATCGTTCACAACGTCATCCCAAGGGTCAGGCCCGACATAATCCACTGCAATGACTGGATGACAGCCCTTGTCCCCGCCGCCGCGAGAATGATGGGGATTCCAAGCCTGTTTTCACTCCACGGACTGCGCAATGAATGGTGCACGTTGGCCGAGGTTGAGGACCGGGGACTTGATCTCGAACCGTGCTGGCAAAATCTGTTTTTCAGCCACTATCCGAAGGAATACTACGAACGTAACAGGGGCACGTCCCTCAATTTCCTGGCCACTGCGGTTCACGCCTCCGATTACGTGAACACTGTCAGCGAGGGGTTCCTGAAAGAACTTGTGGCCGGCCAGGTCGGCACGCCGGAGATCTCCGGAGTGCTCCGGCAAAAGCTTGAGTCGGGTCGGGCCTCGGGGATCCTCAATGCACCGTGCGCCTCCTATTCGCCAGTTACAGATCCTGCCCTGCCGGTGACATACGATGCCGCCGGCCACCGGGCCGGAAAACGGGAGAACAAATTGGCCCTGCAACAAGCCACAGGGCTGGAACTGGATCCTGAGGCGCCTGTGTTCTTCTGGCCATCACGTCTCGACCCTCATCAGAAAGGTTGCCAAATCCTCGCAGAGATTCTCTATCGGGTGGTCAGCGATTACTGGGGCCTTGGCGCTCAATTTGTATTTGTAGCGGACGGGCCCTTCTACAGGCACTTTCGTCACATCGCCGAATTCCACGGGCTGGAGCACCGGATTGCGGTGACACCTTTCAAAGAAGGATTGTCCCGTCTCGGGTATGCAGGTTCGGATTTCTGCCTGATGCCTTCCTCCTTCGAACCTTGTGGATTGGCGCAGATGATCGCACTGCGTTATGGCAGTCTTCCCATCGTTCATCGCACGGGGGGGCTTGCCGATACCGTTCGCCATATCCATGGCACCTCCCATGTCGGGAACGGGTTCGTTTTCGAGCATCATGACACCAAGGGGCTCCGTTGGGCAATCGACGAGGCAATCCGATTCTTCCTTTTGCCCGAGCACCAGCGTGCCCGCGATGTGTCTCGAGTGATGCGCGAAAACACATTTTCTTCGGGACCGACCGTGCAGAAGTACCTTGAGATCTACCAAACGCTCTGCCCACGTGCCGGCGACGTCAGGTAA
- a CDS encoding diacylglycerol/lipid kinase family protein → MDVLLVHNPDAGSANPSGEELVRMLESRGHRVGYCPSDDPRWEAELESGLAGRVVAIAGGDGTVRKVFKSLARMASAAAQFPALLLPLGTANNIARSVGWNGSLSDVLDSISSADLDSFHFHTLVTGGTVDCFFEGAGVGVFAEFIRMANIHPNRIDLIAHGSQGKDRDDCSLAWLAARLDSFRLVVDARDAAIDGKFLMAEAMNLPRIGRGIEMGTPISLEPDVTELVLVPECRRDELVQYFEELGANHCRPFPAIRLSIRGPVILSGELGPVWHVDDEGMEGSTGSLPQLLIRRSETPIRILRPANSSNEPEMLPPHCPGVT, encoded by the coding sequence ATGGATGTGCTGTTGGTTCACAACCCCGATGCGGGTAGTGCAAATCCGAGTGGCGAGGAACTCGTGCGAATGCTGGAAAGCAGAGGACATCGGGTTGGCTACTGTCCGAGCGATGACCCACGATGGGAGGCTGAGTTGGAAAGCGGTCTGGCAGGACGGGTAGTCGCCATTGCAGGCGGCGATGGGACCGTGCGGAAAGTCTTCAAAAGCCTGGCGCGGATGGCAAGTGCCGCCGCTCAATTCCCCGCGCTTTTATTGCCTCTCGGGACGGCCAATAACATCGCGCGCAGTGTGGGATGGAATGGAAGTCTGAGTGACGTCTTGGATTCGATCAGTTCTGCGGATCTCGACTCCTTTCATTTTCACACCCTTGTGACGGGAGGAACGGTGGATTGCTTTTTTGAGGGCGCAGGGGTCGGCGTGTTCGCCGAGTTTATCCGGATGGCCAACATCCATCCCAATCGAATCGATCTTATAGCGCATGGCTCCCAGGGTAAAGATCGGGATGATTGTTCGCTTGCCTGGCTGGCAGCACGATTAGACTCCTTCCGCCTCGTAGTGGACGCCCGAGACGCGGCGATTGACGGCAAGTTTCTCATGGCGGAAGCAATGAATCTCCCGCGCATCGGGCGTGGCATTGAGATGGGGACCCCTATCAGCCTCGAGCCGGACGTGACCGAACTGGTGCTGGTGCCTGAATGTCGGAGGGACGAGCTTGTGCAATACTTTGAGGAGCTAGGAGCAAACCATTGCCGACCTTTTCCAGCGATTCGCCTTTCTATCCGAGGGCCCGTGATTCTTTCCGGAGAACTCGGCCCGGTGTGGCATGTGGATGATGAAGGCATGGAGGGATCGACAGGATCTCTTCCGCAGTTGCTAATTCGGCGGTCGGAGACACCCATCCGCATTCTTCGTCCGGCCAATTCCAGCAACGAACCCGAGATGCTACCCCCACATTGCCCGGGCGTTACCTGA